The following are encoded in a window of Paraburkholderia caffeinilytica genomic DNA:
- a CDS encoding aldehyde dehydrogenase family protein, producing the protein MTDNVSAEIVVPKAGITGLLINNEWRTPAKGKTLDVENPSRRTKIVSIGASDEEDVKAAVTAASAAFPAWRRLASRARGALLIELGNRVTANAEEIARVLAAESGNALRTQSRPEVLGAAEVLRYYGGVIAEQKGETLPLGPGLFSYTTREPLGVVGAIIPWNSPVVLAAVKIGMALGTGNTLVLKPAEDAPLAVIKIAELATGLFPAGVFNVVTGTGIDAGAPLAAHPNVAKVSFTGSLEVGKLVGHAVADRIGHATLELGGKSPCIVYPDAATPEHIDSTVTGIINAMRFARQGQSCTAGSRLYVHESVWDQVMTKVVAKVKELKIGDSLDESSDIGAIISAERYSEVRAFIEEAINNGAKVLTGALPPTVEEAKGFFPEPVIFTGVDNSWRVCREEVFGPVLVALPWKDDEEVLQWANDSVYGLAAYVFTNDLTTALRVTEQIDAGWLQVNRAGGQIPGMSYGGAKQSGIGAEYSIEGALEAYTSRKSVTINV; encoded by the coding sequence ATGACCGACAACGTATCCGCCGAAATCGTCGTTCCGAAGGCGGGCATTACCGGCCTGCTGATTAACAACGAGTGGCGCACCCCCGCAAAGGGCAAGACCCTTGATGTCGAAAATCCGTCGCGCCGCACGAAGATTGTCTCCATCGGTGCGAGCGACGAAGAAGACGTCAAGGCGGCCGTTACCGCAGCGAGTGCTGCTTTCCCGGCATGGCGTCGCTTGGCATCGCGTGCACGCGGCGCCCTCCTGATTGAACTGGGCAATCGCGTTACCGCCAACGCTGAAGAAATCGCTCGAGTTCTCGCTGCGGAAAGCGGCAATGCGCTGCGCACCCAAAGCCGCCCGGAAGTTCTGGGTGCCGCTGAAGTGTTGCGTTACTACGGCGGTGTCATCGCTGAACAAAAGGGTGAAACACTACCGCTCGGTCCGGGTCTCTTCAGCTACACGACGCGTGAGCCGCTCGGCGTCGTCGGCGCCATTATCCCGTGGAATTCACCGGTTGTCCTGGCGGCCGTGAAAATCGGCATGGCGCTTGGCACTGGCAACACGCTGGTTCTGAAGCCGGCCGAAGACGCGCCGCTTGCTGTTATCAAAATTGCCGAACTCGCGACCGGTCTGTTCCCGGCGGGCGTGTTCAACGTGGTAACTGGCACGGGTATCGATGCCGGCGCGCCGCTCGCGGCGCATCCGAATGTCGCGAAGGTTTCGTTCACCGGTTCGCTGGAAGTCGGCAAACTGGTCGGTCACGCAGTTGCAGACCGTATCGGTCACGCAACGCTTGAACTCGGCGGCAAGAGCCCGTGCATCGTCTATCCGGATGCGGCGACCCCGGAACATATCGACTCGACGGTCACCGGCATCATCAATGCGATGCGCTTCGCCCGCCAGGGTCAGTCCTGTACCGCTGGCTCGCGGTTGTACGTCCACGAAAGCGTCTGGGACCAGGTGATGACCAAAGTGGTCGCCAAAGTGAAGGAGCTGAAAATTGGCGACTCACTGGACGAATCGAGCGACATCGGCGCAATCATCAGCGCCGAACGTTACTCGGAAGTTCGCGCATTCATCGAAGAAGCCATCAACAACGGCGCGAAGGTTCTGACAGGCGCGCTGCCGCCGACGGTCGAAGAAGCCAAAGGCTTCTTCCCTGAGCCCGTGATTTTCACTGGCGTCGACAACAGCTGGCGCGTGTGCCGCGAAGAGGTCTTCGGCCCGGTTCTGGTGGCATTGCCCTGGAAGGACGACGAGGAGGTGTTGCAATGGGCGAACGACTCCGTCTATGGCCTCGCTGCGTATGTCTTCACAAATGACCTGACCACGGCGCTGCGCGTCACGGAACAAATCGACGCGGGCTGGTTGCAGGTCAATCGCGCTGGCGGCCAGATTCCGGGTATGTCGTACGGTGGCGCGAAGCAGAGCGGCATCGGTGCCGAGTATTCCATTGAAGGCGCACTGGAAGCGTACACGTCGCGAAAGAGCGTAACCATCAACGTGTAA
- a CDS encoding NAD(P)-dependent oxidoreductase, whose translation MKVAFIGVGRMGGRMAARLVAAGHQVRVFDPSQAAVDALASKGAIAAKSPADAAQDAERILLSLPSPKTLRDAVTGETGVLQTAAEGAIIVDFSTVDPATTKEVAAAAAAKKVSFVDSPVSGGVAGAENGKLVLMVGGSPEVIEKLNAIFEVLAGRVVHCGDTGAGQLTKLSHNLLTAINTVALGEVLTASVKAGAKLDVLCDVLTAGLAGSKMLDYLPKTLFTEQRPANFAIDLMHKDIKLCLDEFSNLPMPLGQLVLQTYNAARAKGLGGKDSTSVNEIYEELLGVRLSLPAAL comes from the coding sequence ATGAAGGTTGCATTTATCGGAGTGGGACGCATGGGTGGCCGTATGGCAGCCCGTCTGGTCGCAGCGGGTCATCAGGTGCGCGTGTTCGACCCTAGCCAGGCAGCCGTTGACGCTCTCGCATCGAAGGGTGCAATCGCCGCGAAGAGCCCTGCCGACGCAGCACAAGACGCAGAACGCATTCTCCTCAGCCTGCCGAGCCCGAAGACGCTGCGCGATGCGGTGACTGGCGAAACCGGTGTTCTGCAGACGGCAGCCGAAGGCGCAATCATTGTCGACTTCAGCACCGTCGACCCGGCGACGACCAAAGAGGTTGCTGCTGCAGCCGCAGCAAAGAAAGTTAGCTTCGTCGATTCGCCCGTGAGCGGCGGCGTTGCAGGCGCCGAGAACGGCAAGCTAGTTCTGATGGTCGGTGGCTCGCCCGAAGTAATCGAAAAACTGAACGCGATTTTCGAAGTTCTGGCCGGCCGCGTCGTGCATTGCGGCGATACGGGCGCGGGTCAGCTTACGAAACTAAGCCACAACCTGCTCACGGCAATCAATACCGTCGCCCTAGGTGAAGTGCTTACTGCCAGCGTCAAGGCAGGCGCGAAGCTCGACGTGCTGTGCGACGTCCTGACGGCTGGCCTCGCCGGTAGCAAGATGCTCGACTACCTGCCGAAGACGCTGTTCACCGAGCAGCGCCCGGCCAACTTCGCCATCGACCTCATGCACAAAGACATCAAATTGTGCCTCGACGAATTCTCGAATCTTCCGATGCCGCTCGGCCAACTCGTGCTGCAAACCTACAACGCGGCTCGCGCAAAGGGTCTCGGCGGTAAGGATTCGACCAGCGTGAATGAAATCTACGAAGAGCTGCTTGGCGTGCGCCTTAGCCTGCCCGCCGCCCTGTAA
- a CDS encoding LysR family transcriptional regulator: MLNLSRLHLLHELSVLGTISAVAEAVRLTRPAVSQQLAQLEEELETVLIERSGRGVQLTPAGRRLVARATGLFEMVADIESEVAAANVEVSGEVRMSAFGSLASSVVPVAISRLLEQHPQLNVIFTELEPSEGLRAAAAKQTDLAIVDDLVSAEALASALEFHPLCVDHFDAVVSSKHKLAGRKSIALSDLAHERWALNQSAATYHTFLLNACYAGGFTPKVTTSSRNTAVTLEMVRTGCAVAVLPRLALRQAEKDPDFSVIPIDPVLNRRVFIALPRGTAKRPAIAAVLDALTLAAEPSE; this comes from the coding sequence ATGCTCAACCTCAGCCGCCTTCATCTGTTGCATGAGTTGTCGGTCCTTGGAACGATTTCGGCGGTCGCGGAAGCGGTCCGTCTCACGCGGCCAGCCGTTTCTCAACAGCTCGCCCAACTGGAAGAGGAACTCGAGACGGTTCTAATCGAGCGGTCAGGTCGCGGCGTCCAACTGACGCCTGCCGGACGGCGTTTGGTGGCAAGAGCGACTGGCTTGTTCGAAATGGTTGCGGATATTGAGTCCGAGGTCGCTGCCGCGAATGTGGAAGTCAGTGGCGAGGTGCGAATGTCGGCATTCGGGTCGCTGGCGAGCAGTGTCGTGCCGGTCGCCATCAGCCGACTACTTGAGCAGCACCCTCAGTTGAACGTCATCTTTACCGAACTGGAGCCATCCGAAGGCCTGAGAGCGGCCGCGGCCAAGCAGACCGACCTCGCCATCGTGGATGACCTCGTGAGCGCCGAAGCACTCGCAAGCGCCCTTGAGTTTCATCCTTTATGTGTTGACCACTTTGATGCGGTTGTATCGTCGAAGCACAAGCTTGCTGGACGAAAATCCATTGCGTTATCGGACCTCGCGCACGAACGCTGGGCGTTGAATCAGTCGGCGGCGACGTACCACACGTTCCTTCTGAACGCCTGCTATGCAGGCGGGTTCACCCCGAAAGTGACGACAAGCAGCCGCAATACGGCAGTCACACTGGAAATGGTCCGGACCGGCTGTGCCGTCGCTGTGTTGCCACGGCTCGCCCTGCGGCAGGCAGAGAAAGACCCCGACTTCTCTGTCATTCCAATTGACCCCGTGTTGAACAGGCGCGTATTCATTGCCTTGCCACGCGGGACCGCAAAGCGGCCCGCTATCGCGGCAGTTCTCGATGCTCTAACGTTGGCCGCTGAACCGTCCGAGTGA
- a CDS encoding aminotransferase class V-fold PLP-dependent enzyme: MTLLDNAAIRADFPAASKMLYLDSAHQTPLGVTAKVAVEDFLAESFEMAGPKPKWLARVEQVRGGLASFIGASPDEIAYTKNTSEGLNIAANAIDFNAGDNVLLIEGDHPNNAYTWLNLRRKGVEVRFVKLSGEVANAQTFAPYVDCKTRAISLSHVTFHAGQRHDIRSIGQLCKENALYLVVDAMQSVGVLPLDVKDLGVSILAAGCHKGLLVPQGLGFLYVDSSLESLEPVYLATAGLANPPADFIARPDDVALRAGAGRFELGNFNLPGIHALGATLSLLDSIGVDNIEAHVLRLGDRLIEHLDDLRIRLVGPRNATERAHIYTMALSPDWLAYLSENNVRVSPERDGIRISFGIFNDETDVDAVAEIIRKRL; encoded by the coding sequence ATGACACTCCTCGATAACGCAGCAATCAGGGCAGATTTTCCTGCGGCAAGCAAAATGCTCTATCTGGACTCGGCACATCAGACGCCACTTGGCGTGACCGCAAAGGTGGCAGTCGAAGACTTTCTCGCAGAAAGCTTTGAGATGGCAGGCCCAAAGCCGAAATGGCTGGCCCGGGTTGAACAGGTGCGGGGGGGCCTGGCGTCATTCATTGGAGCATCTCCTGACGAAATCGCATACACTAAGAACACGTCGGAAGGCCTCAACATCGCAGCCAATGCGATTGATTTCAACGCTGGCGACAACGTCTTGCTGATTGAAGGCGACCATCCCAACAACGCCTATACGTGGCTGAATTTGCGTCGTAAAGGTGTCGAGGTGCGGTTCGTCAAATTATCTGGAGAGGTTGCGAATGCCCAGACTTTCGCTCCCTACGTCGACTGCAAAACGCGAGCGATATCGCTTTCGCACGTGACCTTTCACGCCGGGCAGCGACATGACATCCGGTCTATCGGACAGCTTTGCAAAGAGAATGCTCTTTATCTCGTTGTCGATGCAATGCAGTCGGTCGGAGTCTTGCCGCTTGACGTCAAAGACCTTGGGGTTTCGATTCTGGCGGCCGGATGCCACAAAGGACTGCTGGTGCCCCAAGGGCTTGGGTTCCTTTACGTCGATTCAAGCCTCGAAAGCCTTGAGCCCGTGTATCTCGCCACGGCTGGGCTCGCGAATCCGCCGGCCGATTTCATAGCACGTCCCGATGATGTCGCTCTGCGAGCAGGGGCTGGTCGATTCGAGCTCGGCAACTTCAACCTGCCAGGGATTCATGCGCTGGGCGCTACGTTGAGTTTGCTCGATAGCATCGGCGTCGACAACATTGAGGCGCACGTCCTCAGACTCGGGGACAGACTTATCGAGCATCTCGATGACCTTCGCATCCGACTTGTCGGGCCACGGAATGCGACGGAGCGTGCGCACATTTACACGATGGCGCTCTCGCCTGACTGGTTGGCGTATCTCTCGGAGAACAATGTCCGCGTATCGCCAGAGCGAGATGGCATCAGAATTTCGTTCGGCATTTTCAACGACGAAACAGACGTTGACGCTGTCGCAGAAATCATCCGAAAACGCCTCTAA